The Leifsonia poae region TGCTCCTCCCCGCCGATGTGTTCTTCGCGGTCAGCCACACCGGCTCCACCTTCGAGACGCTCGCCACCGCGAAGGCCGCCCGCTCGGCCGGAGCGACCGTGATCGCCCTCACCAGTTTCGCCAGCTCCCCGCTCACGGAGGTGGCCGACCTCATCCTCGTCGCCGGCAGCCCCGAGACGGCCTACCGCGTGGAGGCGATGGTGAGCCGCATCGTGCACCTCACCCTGCTCGACGCGATCTTCGTCGCCCTCACGATGCGCAGCGCGACCAGCGGCGCATACCAGAACGTGACCGCCGATGTGCTCGTCGAGCACCGCGTCTGAGTCACCGACCGCCTCCCCGCCCCCGATCACCGACCCCCGGCCCCATCACCGACCCCGCCCCGCCCCCGATCAAGACAGGAACCATTCCCGTGCACGGATACGTCGTCACCGACACCGAAACCAGCGAGACCGCGCCCCGGGGCATCCCCGGCATCGCCGTGAGCAACGGCACCGACGTCGTCGAGACCGATGACCAGGGCCGCTTCGAACTCCCCGACACCGGCCGCTTCGTCACCCTCACCCGCCCGACCGGGTTCACCGCAGACCCCTGGTGGGTGCGCGCGACGGCGGGGGAGATCCGTTTCACGCTGACGCCGCAGGAGCAACCGCTGCCCTACTCGTTCGCCCACCTGACCGACACGCATATGACGGTGCCGGCCGATCATCCCGCCTTCGACCCGGCGCTCCTGGAAGCGTTCGGGCTGTACCGCGAGGGGAGCCTGCCGCAGCAGATCGTCGACTTCCTGGCGGAGCTGCCCCGGCGCGAACCGCAGGTGCGCAGCGTCATGATCACCGGTGACCTGGTCGACCACGGTCGCCCGGCCGAGTATGAGCTCTACACGGAGGCACTCGCGACGAGTCCGCTTCCCGTCCACGTCATCCCCGGAAACCACGACCACATGACCGACGAGCACGGGATGTTCGTCAGCCGCAACAACTACCTCACCAACGCGGGGACCGTGGAGAATTACGAGCGCTTCGTCGGACCGCGCTGGTACTCGTTCGACGTGGCCGGACTGCACGTCGTGGCGATGGACTGGCACAGCCACGAGCTCGGCATCGACCACGATGAGCAGAACGCCTGGCTTCGCAACGACCTCGCCCGCCGCACCCCCGGATCGCCCTGGATCCTGCTCTTCCACGACCAGCCGAACGCCTCGCTCCTCGACCACGTGCCGTGGCAGCCGATCGCCGCGTTCTCCGGTCACTGGCACACCTCCCGCGTCGTGGAAGTCGACGGAGCGCTGCACGTCAACAGCCCCACCACCTTCTTCGCCAGCCTCGACTACAGTCCGCCTGCCTTCCGGGTCATCACCTGGGACGGGGAGACGATCGGTCTGCGAACCGAGACCGTCCTCGTGCGCGAGAGCCCCGTCGAGCTCGACGATGTCTCCACCGCCACCTTCTCCAGCGCCCCGGCGCGGCGGTCGGCGGATGCGGTGCTCTGGCGCTCGCCGCTTGTCGGCGCCTCCCACCGGCAGTCGGTGCTCGTGGACGGCGACCTCGTCGTCGCCGGATCGCAGATCGAGGATCGCGCCGCCGGCACGGTCGAAGCGTTCGATCTGGCCTCGGGGGAGCGTGTGTGGCGGGCCGACACCCGGTCGGCCGTGAAGACCACACCCGTCGTCTCCGGTGGCCTGGTGATCGCCGCCGAAGTGAGTGGCGACGTGACCGCCTACGACCGCGCGACCGGCGAGTTCGCCTGGCGCGTCGACTCGAGCGACCCGCTCCGCCGGTTCGCCTGGGGTGGCCCGGCGACCGCGAACGGCCTGGTCTACCTGGGCGACCAGAGCGACCTTCGCGCCATCGACGCCGCCCGCGGCGCGGTTGTGTGGCGTCGCGACGACCTCTCGCCCCACCACAACCTGGTCAACCACTCGACGCCGTTGATCGTCGGCGACCTGCTGGTCATGGGCTTCTGGCCGACTCCGCAGCATCCGGTCGGCCTCGACGCCCGCACGGGGGAATCCGTCTGGGCGGGCGCGCCCGTGCCCGATGAGGTCTCGTTCGAGGCGATGAAGCAGCTGCTCATCATGGGCACGGCCGTGCACGACCCGCAGCGCGACCTCGTGCTCATGCCCGCGTTCGGACACTCCGCCGCGGTCGAGCGCGCGACCGGCCGTGTCGTCTGGGCCACCGCGCACCGCGGCGGCTTCAGCCCGTCCGCTCCGGTCGTCACCGCGGCCGGCTATGTGGCGACGAGCGCGGGCGTCGGCCTGCAGGTGCTGGAGCCGGAGACCGGCGAGATCCTGCGGGAGATCGCGGTCGAGGGAGATGCGCCCTTCCCGATGTCCTCCTACACGAAGACGCCGCATCCGGTCGTCTCGGCGCCGCTCTCGGCCGACGGGACGCTGCTGCTCAGCGGCCTCGACGGCGTGATCCGCCGCCTCGACCCCGCCAGCGGCGCCGAGGTCGGGCGAGCTCAGCTGCACGCCCCGATCGCCTCCACGCTGACCGAGGCGGGGGAGCTGTTCGTCGGGGTCGGCACCGATGGCGGCGTGTTCGCCGTGTCGCGGAGCGTCGCCTCATGAGTCGTCTCATCGACGCGGAGGAGGCCACGGGTCCCCAGGCCCTCCCGACGACCGCACGGGCCGAGGCCGGTGCCGCCGTCACCGACCGCGAGGCCGCGCGCGCCGCCTCACGCCGCCGCCCGAAGCCGATCGTTCCGATCCTCATGCTCGCGCCGGCCGTGCTCGGCATCGCGATCTTCGTGCTGATCCCGGCCCTGCTCGCGCTCGTCGCCAGCTTCTTCAGCATCCCGCTCGGCGGGGGAGCGTGGGGATGGGTCGGCTTCGGCAACTTCGCGAAAGTGCTCGGCGACCCGACCGTGCAGAAATCGATCGTCAACACGCTCGTCTACGCGGCCATCACGATCGTACCGAGCCTGGTCATCGGGCTCGTGCTGGCCCTCCTGGCCGACAGCATCGTGCACGGACGGGCACTGGTGCGCACCATCCTGTTCCTGCCGATGACGGCGAACCTCGTCGCGATGGCGGTGGTGTTCCGGTGGATCTTCGCCTACCAGGGAGGCTTCGCCAACCAGCTCCTCGGGCTCGTCGGTCTCGGCCCGGTCAACTGGCTGGGCGACACCCACACCTCGCTGCTCACTGTCGCGATCGTCGGCATCTGGCGCTCCGCCTCGTTCACCATGATGATCTTCTTCGCCGGTCTCGCCACGATCCCGACGTCGATCGGCGAAGCGACGGCCTCCGAAGGAATCCGCGGCTGGACCAAGCTCACGAGAGTGACCCTGCCGATGATGAAGCCGACCGTCGCGTTCGCCACGGTCATCACCATCCTCGGCTCTGTGCAGGTCTTCGACACGATCAACGTGATGACCCAGGGCGGACCGCAGAACTCCAGCGAGACGCTGCTCCTCACCACCTGGCGCTACGGTTTCGGCTATTTCGACCTGGGCAGCGCCTCGGCGCTCTCCCTGCTCCTCCTGCTCGCACTCGTCGGCGTGGGCATCCTGCAGCGCCGCTTCCTCACCGGGGGACAGAAATGAGAACACTCGTCGTCGTCGGCAAATGGGTGCTGCTCACCCTCGCCCTGCTGATCTCGCTCTTCCCCTTCTACTGGATGCTGCGGACCGCCATTGCCCCGGCCGATGAAGTGTTCTTCAGCGGAATCTCCCTGTTCCCCGCCGATGCGACGCTGGCGAACTTCGGCAGGGCCTGGGAGAAAGCGCACCTCGCGACCGCCATCCCGGTCGGCGTCCTGGTGACCGCCGCCATCCTGGCGCTGCAGCTGATCACCTGCATCCCCGCCGCCTATGTGCTCGCCAAGGTGCGGATGCGCGGCACCGGCACCGTTCTCGCGATCGTGCTCGGCTGCCTCCTCATCCCCAGCCAGGTGACCCTCATCCCGACATTCATCGGCGTGAACCTGGCCGGGCTCGGGGACTCCATCCCCGGACTCATCCTGCCGTTCCTCACCAGCGCGTTCGGTATCTACCTGCTGCGGCAGCAGATGATGTCGATCCCCGACTCCCTGCTCGAAGCGGCGCGCACCGACGGTCTCGGCCACTGGCGCACCCTGCGCACGGTGATCATCCCCATGGCCGGCCCCGGAATCGCGGCGTTCAGCGTCTTCAGCGTGTTCGTGCACTGGAACGAATACCTCTGGCCCCTGCTCATCGCCCGCAGCCCGGGCATCGCAACACCGCCGCTGGCACTGTCCGTCTTCCAGCAGGCGGACATCGGCTACGACTACTCCGCGCTCGCCGCCGGGGCCGCCATCGTGACCGCACCCGTCGTGATCCTGTTCCTGGTGGCGCAGCGTCGCTTCGTGCAGGGCATGAGCGGGGCCGAGATCCCCGGCTGAGACCCCCGGCAGAGATCCGGCAGAGACCCCTGACCCGTCGTCCACCACGCACCGCCTATCCTCACCCATCACGCACCGCCCACCCTGAAGGAGTACCCCCATGTCCCCACGTCGATCCCGACTCGCCGTCGGCGCCCTCGCTCTCGGCTCCGCCCTCCTGCTGAGCGGCTGCGCCGCCGGCGCGAACGCCGACCAGCAACCGACAGTTGCCGCCGCCGCCGACATCGCCAGCTGCAACCCGGCCAAGACCACCATCAATGCGGTCTTCGGCCAGCAGGCGACAGGCGCGATGACCGTCGCGTCGGCCGCCCTGGAGAAGAAGTACCCGGGCCTCACCATCAACGCCACCCCGCAGCAGACCACCTCGTACGACGACCTCACCAAGACCGTCGTCGGTGACATCGCGGTCGGCAAACGTCCCGACCTGGTGATGACCGGCCTTGGGCAGCTCCGCTTCTGGGTCGACACGTACAAGCCCGCCACGATCGACCCGGCGAAGCTCGAGCCGACGTACCAGAAGCAGTTCCTCTCCGCCGGCACGATCGACGGCAAGGTCTACCTGGCTCCGTCCCAGATCTCGGCGCCCGTGCTGCTGGTGAACGAAGACCTCGCTTCGTCCGCCGGGGTGGACGCCTCCTCGATCAAGACCCCGGAAGATCTGGTCGCCGCGGCCGCGGCCGTCACAGCCAAGACGGGGGCGCCTTCGGTGTCGGTGAGCACCGACGCGCTGCCCGACTGGTTCAGCCAGGCGTTCGTGCAGGGCGCGGGCGGCACCTTCGTGAAGAAGGACGGCACGCCCGGTTTCGGCGACGCCACCGGCATCAAGGCGCTGTCGATCTGGCAGGACCTCAAGAAGAAGAACCTCGAGCTCGGCGTCGGCTTCCAGGACGCGACCGCCGCCTTCATCGGGGGCAAGGTGGCGTTCATGGTGGCCACCACCTCGCTCATCGCCTCGATTCAGAAGGGCGTCGGATCGCACTTCGCCTGGACACCGGTCGACCTGCCGAGTGTCGACGGGAAAGACGGCGCCCTTCCGGCCGGCGGCAACGGTTGGGTCGTGCTGAGCAAGGACGCCTGCGCGGCGGCGTTCTCCACTGCTCTCGTCTCGCAGCTGCTGGCCAAGGATGCGGTGCTCAAGGCGTCCGGAACGGCATACAGCTACATCCCGGTCGACTCCGCGGCCGCTCAGGAGCTTCTCGGCAGCAGCTCGGCGACCCCGCAGCTCACCTACGCCTGGAGCTATGACAAGAGCCTCACCCCCTGGGGCGGGTTCGCCGGCGCCAAGACCGTGCAGGTGAACGATGCGATCCGCACGATGGCACAGCAGCTGCAGTCGGGGGCCGACACAACCTCGACGGTCAAATCTGCCGTCAGCAGCATCGATTCGATCGTCAAGTAGCCGATTCCGCGGCCCTGTCGGCGCTCGCAGATCAACGAAGGAAGAACGAGAGACAATGGCATCCATCGATGTGATCGGGCTGCGCAAGAGCTTCGGCTCCGTGGCCGCCCTCGACGGCGTCGACCTGCGGATCGAGGATGGCGAGAATGTCGCCATCCTCGGTCCGAGCGGGTCGGGCAAATCCACGATGCTCCGCATCATCGCCGGGCTGGAGGACGCCGACGCCGGCAGTGTGCTGTTCGACGGCCGGCCGCAGGAGGGGATCCCGCCCCACAAGCGCGATGCGGCTATCGTTTTCCAGCATTTCGCCCTCTATCCGCACTTGTCGTCGCTGGAGAACATCACTCTCGGCCTGCGGCACGGGATCGGACTGTCGAAGACCGAGGCCACCTCCCGCGCCCGGTCGATCGCCGGTCGCATGCAGGTCGAGCACCTTCTCGACCGCAAACCGAAGCAGATGTCGGGCGGTCAGCGCCAGCGCATCGCCCTGGCCCGGGCGCTCGCCCGGCGCAGCGGCATCGTGCTGCTCGACGAGCCGCTGTCCGGGCTGGACGCACAGCTGCACGCCGTGCTCCGCCTGGAGATCGCCTCGCTGCTGCGCTCGGTCGGGGCCACGGGGATCAACGTGACCCACGATCAGCTCGACGCGATGGCGATGGCCGACCGGATCGCCGTGATCCGCGGCGGAGTCATCGAGCAGGTCGGCACGCCGGATGAGCTGTACGCGGTGCCGCAGTCCCTGTTCGTCGCCGGCTTCATCGGCACGCCGCCGATGAACCTGCTCCGGGTGGCCGACGACGGAACATGCGCCTTCGGCGGCGGGTTCGACGGTGGTCTGACCCTGGGCGTGCGCGCGGAGGAGCTGGAGCTGGCGCCGCTCACTGCGTTCGACGCGCATCCGGATGCGGCGTGGACGGTCTCGGGCGAGGTGGCCCTGATCGAGCCGACCGGAAAGGATCGGGTCGTGCATCTGGTGACGGGAGAGGGTGAGACGGTGGCACTGCGGTGCTCCGTCGCGAAATCACCGCGCGTCGGCGAACGGGTTGCCGTGCGCTGCGCGGCCGCCTCGGTGCACGTCTACGATTCGGCCACCGGTGCGCGTCTCGGTGCCGCGACCGAGCTCGGCGTCCGCAGGGCGGCGATCGCGTGAGCGGTCGCGCCGTCGTCCTGTTCGACTGGAACGGAACGGTCGTCCTCGACCGGGAACGTGCCAGGGACGCCCTCAACGGGGTGCTCGGCGCCCGCCGGCTTCCGCGGCTCAGCGAGGAAGGCTTCCGCCGGCGGTTCCGCCTGCCGATGGCCGAGATGTTCGAAGAGCTCGGCGTTCGCACCGACTCGACGGACGCGGCGGAGGCCGAATGGAACTCGGCGATGGCCGCCGCCCCGGCCGGGCTGCGGCGCGGCGCGATCCCGGGGCTGGAGGCGCTCGCGGGTGCGGGGGTCCGACTCGGCGTGATCTCCGCCGCCCATCTCGACGCGGTCGCGGCCGACCAGCACGCCCACGGCCTCACCGGGATGTGGTCGAGCGTCGACGCGCCCGTCATCGACAAGCTCGCTGTCCTTCAGCGCCGCCGCGGTTCGGAGACCGTCGCCGCCTACGTCGGCGACACTGTGTACGACATCGAGTGCGCCCGCGAGGCCGGTTACCTGGCCGTCGGGGTCCGAGGCGGCTACACCGCCTCGGCGCTGCTCACCGCGGCGGGAGCGGATGCGCTGATCGACGGAATCGACGAGATCGCGGCCCTGATCGGTGCGGCGTCGATGCAGGCTTCGGCGCCGATGCAGCGCGAAGGACTGCCGATATATGGTGCCCCCAGTAGGATTTGAACCTACGGCCTTCTGCTCCGGAGGCAGACGCTCTATCCCCTGAGCTATGGGGGCCAGGAGTGCCCGTCTAGGCTAGCATCCCCGCGCGGGTGGTTCGTGCCCGGTCAGCTCTTCGGCAGGTTGGCGAGCACGTTCTGCATCAGCGGTGCCGGGTCTCCGGGTTCGGAGAATGCGGTCGAGGTGGCGACGATCCAGTACGAGCCGGTGAAGATCTGCACCTCGCCGGCGGTGCCGGGTTTGAAGTATCCTTCGACCGCCGGCGGAACGCCGTAGGTGGGAACGGGCTGGCTGGTCGTGACGGCCGCGTTCTTCAGCCCCTCCATGGCGCTCGCGGGCGGCTTGGCCACGGCGATCTCGATCGTCTCGCCGCTGGTCTGGTTGAGCCACGCGCAGGTGGTGCCTTTCCAGTCGGCGACCTGCTGCTCCAACGTGCTGGCTTTCGGGGCGTAGCCGGGGTCCGTGCCGAAGTTCGGGTTGAAGGCGTAGAGCTGGTCGGGGGTGATCACCTGGTCGCACGGGATCGCCAGCGGGGTCGGGGGATCGCTGGGCGTCGGCGTCGGTGTCGGGGTCGTGTTCGTACCGCCGCCGGTGGTCGCCGTGGCCGACGGCGTCGCGGTCGGTTTCGTCGATCCGCTGCCGCCGACGCATCCGCTCAGCAGCATCGCGCCGGCGAGCACGAGGGTGACAGCCCCGACGGTGCGGGCGGAAGCGCGGACGGGTGTCGGTTCGAGCATGCTGGGCTTTCCTTACGGCGGTTTCTGGGCGGATGCG contains the following coding sequences:
- a CDS encoding carbohydrate ABC transporter permease; translation: MRTLVVVGKWVLLTLALLISLFPFYWMLRTAIAPADEVFFSGISLFPADATLANFGRAWEKAHLATAIPVGVLVTAAILALQLITCIPAAYVLAKVRMRGTGTVLAIVLGCLLIPSQVTLIPTFIGVNLAGLGDSIPGLILPFLTSAFGIYLLRQQMMSIPDSLLEAARTDGLGHWRTLRTVIIPMAGPGIAAFSVFSVFVHWNEYLWPLLIARSPGIATPPLALSVFQQADIGYDYSALAAGAAIVTAPVVILFLVAQRRFVQGMSGAEIPG
- a CDS encoding extracellular solute-binding protein, translating into MSPRRSRLAVGALALGSALLLSGCAAGANADQQPTVAAAADIASCNPAKTTINAVFGQQATGAMTVASAALEKKYPGLTINATPQQTTSYDDLTKTVVGDIAVGKRPDLVMTGLGQLRFWVDTYKPATIDPAKLEPTYQKQFLSAGTIDGKVYLAPSQISAPVLLVNEDLASSAGVDASSIKTPEDLVAAAAAVTAKTGAPSVSVSTDALPDWFSQAFVQGAGGTFVKKDGTPGFGDATGIKALSIWQDLKKKNLELGVGFQDATAAFIGGKVAFMVATTSLIASIQKGVGSHFAWTPVDLPSVDGKDGALPAGGNGWVVLSKDACAAAFSTALVSQLLAKDAVLKASGTAYSYIPVDSAAAQELLGSSSATPQLTYAWSYDKSLTPWGGFAGAKTVQVNDAIRTMAQQLQSGADTTSTVKSAVSSIDSIVK
- a CDS encoding outer membrane protein assembly factor BamB family protein, translating into MHGYVVTDTETSETAPRGIPGIAVSNGTDVVETDDQGRFELPDTGRFVTLTRPTGFTADPWWVRATAGEIRFTLTPQEQPLPYSFAHLTDTHMTVPADHPAFDPALLEAFGLYREGSLPQQIVDFLAELPRREPQVRSVMITGDLVDHGRPAEYELYTEALATSPLPVHVIPGNHDHMTDEHGMFVSRNNYLTNAGTVENYERFVGPRWYSFDVAGLHVVAMDWHSHELGIDHDEQNAWLRNDLARRTPGSPWILLFHDQPNASLLDHVPWQPIAAFSGHWHTSRVVEVDGALHVNSPTTFFASLDYSPPAFRVITWDGETIGLRTETVLVRESPVELDDVSTATFSSAPARRSADAVLWRSPLVGASHRQSVLVDGDLVVAGSQIEDRAAGTVEAFDLASGERVWRADTRSAVKTTPVVSGGLVIAAEVSGDVTAYDRATGEFAWRVDSSDPLRRFAWGGPATANGLVYLGDQSDLRAIDAARGAVVWRRDDLSPHHNLVNHSTPLIVGDLLVMGFWPTPQHPVGLDARTGESVWAGAPVPDEVSFEAMKQLLIMGTAVHDPQRDLVLMPAFGHSAAVERATGRVVWATAHRGGFSPSAPVVTAAGYVATSAGVGLQVLEPETGEILREIAVEGDAPFPMSSYTKTPHPVVSAPLSADGTLLLSGLDGVIRRLDPASGAEVGRAQLHAPIASTLTEAGELFVGVGTDGGVFAVSRSVAS
- a CDS encoding ABC transporter ATP-binding protein, whose protein sequence is MASIDVIGLRKSFGSVAALDGVDLRIEDGENVAILGPSGSGKSTMLRIIAGLEDADAGSVLFDGRPQEGIPPHKRDAAIVFQHFALYPHLSSLENITLGLRHGIGLSKTEATSRARSIAGRMQVEHLLDRKPKQMSGGQRQRIALARALARRSGIVLLDEPLSGLDAQLHAVLRLEIASLLRSVGATGINVTHDQLDAMAMADRIAVIRGGVIEQVGTPDELYAVPQSLFVAGFIGTPPMNLLRVADDGTCAFGGGFDGGLTLGVRAEELELAPLTAFDAHPDAAWTVSGEVALIEPTGKDRVVHLVTGEGETVALRCSVAKSPRVGERVAVRCAAASVHVYDSATGARLGAATELGVRRAAIA
- a CDS encoding iron ABC transporter ATP-binding protein — encoded protein: MLEPTPVRASARTVGAVTLVLAGAMLLSGCVGGSGSTKPTATPSATATTGGGTNTTPTPTPTPSDPPTPLAIPCDQVITPDQLYAFNPNFGTDPGYAPKASTLEQQVADWKGTTCAWLNQTSGETIEIAVAKPPASAMEGLKNAAVTTSQPVPTYGVPPAVEGYFKPGTAGEVQIFTGSYWIVATSTAFSEPGDPAPLMQNVLANLPKS
- a CDS encoding HAD family hydrolase; translated protein: MSGRAVVLFDWNGTVVLDRERARDALNGVLGARRLPRLSEEGFRRRFRLPMAEMFEELGVRTDSTDAAEAEWNSAMAAAPAGLRRGAIPGLEALAGAGVRLGVISAAHLDAVAADQHAHGLTGMWSSVDAPVIDKLAVLQRRRGSETVAAYVGDTVYDIECAREAGYLAVGVRGGYTASALLTAAGADALIDGIDEIAALIGAASMQASAPMQREGLPIYGAPSRI
- a CDS encoding carbohydrate ABC transporter permease; amino-acid sequence: MSRLIDAEEATGPQALPTTARAEAGAAVTDREAARAASRRRPKPIVPILMLAPAVLGIAIFVLIPALLALVASFFSIPLGGGAWGWVGFGNFAKVLGDPTVQKSIVNTLVYAAITIVPSLVIGLVLALLADSIVHGRALVRTILFLPMTANLVAMAVVFRWIFAYQGGFANQLLGLVGLGPVNWLGDTHTSLLTVAIVGIWRSASFTMMIFFAGLATIPTSIGEATASEGIRGWTKLTRVTLPMMKPTVAFATVITILGSVQVFDTINVMTQGGPQNSSETLLLTTWRYGFGYFDLGSASALSLLLLLALVGVGILQRRFLTGGQK